In the genome of Bacteroidales bacterium, the window AGTGCCCTGATGATGATCGGACCGGTGCTGGAGGGGGGGCTTATCATTCATCTGAAGGGAGAGGTGGTTTCGGCCTCTTATCTGCAGATGACCCTGGCATTGATGAACCGTTGCGGTGCGGGAGCAAGTTTTGATGGCAGGAGGATCGTCGTGCCACAGGGAACCTACCAGGTGAAGGATTTCAGGGTGGAATCGGACTGGAGCGGGGCTTCTTACTGGTTCCAGGTGGCCGCACTTTTTCCCGGTTCCGATATTCTCTTACCCAATTTGTGCGCGGACAGCCTTCAGGGGGATGCGGCTCTGGTCCGGATTTTTGAACCTTTAGGTGTCCTGGCCACCTTTGGTGAGGAGGGGCTGAGAATACGCTCTCAAATCATGGAATTGCCGGATCGCGTTGAATATGATTTTACCCTTTGCCCCGATCTGGTGCAGACCCTGGCAGTTAGCCTCTGTGCCCTGGGGATTCCCTTCCGTTTTACCGGTACCATCACCCTGCGGGTGAAGGAGACAGACCGCCTGGCAGCTCTTCAGAACGAACTGAAGCGGACAGGTTTTGTGCTTAGCGCCGATCGCCGGGGGGAATGGCTGGACTGGGACGGAATGCACTGCGAGCCTGATGCCAGTCCGGTCATAAAGACGTATCACGATCATCGCATGGCCCTGGCCTTTGCCCCGCTGGCCATCAAACTGGGGAAGATTGTCATTGAAGATCCCTCCGTGGTGAGCAAATCCTATCCCGGATACTGGAACGACCTGGAAAAGGCGGGTTTCAGAATCACTTAATTCTGCTTGTTTCGCTGATTTCGAAAAAACTCTTTCAGGAGGCCGGATGCCTCCTTCTCCAGGATGCCGGAGTTCTGTTCTGTTCGCTTATGCAGGAGCTTCCCGTCCATTCGTGAAAAGCCCTCTTTGGGATCTGAAGCTGCAAAGACTATCCTGGAAAGCTGAGCCCACCTGGTAGCCGCGGCACACATTATGCAGGGCTCCAGGGTCACATAGAGGGTGCACCCGCTCAGGTATTTGGCCCCCAGATAGTTGGATGCTGCAGTGATAGCAATCATTTCGGCATGGGCGGTCACATCATTCAGCTGCTGGGTCATGTTATGGGCCCTGGCAATGATCCGCTTCTGATTCACCACCACGGCACCTACAGGAACCTCATCCAGCTCCAGGGCTTTGTGCGCTTCCTTAAGTGCTTCATTCATAAAATATTCGTCCGAGAACAGGGGATAAGTCATCTTAAAGTTGCTAAATTTGCAGCTCAACAAAGTTACAAAAATAGAATCTTATGTACAGGACACACCATTGCGGACAGTTGAATATGAAGAAGGTGGGTGAGAGAGTGATACTCTCCGGCTGGGTTCAGAAATCGAGAGACCTGGGAGGAATGACCTTTGTCGACCTGCGCGACCGCTATGGAATCACGCAACTGGTTTTTAACATGGAAAGCGATTCAGGCCTGTGTAAAAAGGCCCGGAAGCTGGGAAGGGAATTTGTCATCAGGGTGGAAGGAAGTGTGGCAGAGCGAAGCAATAAAAATCCACAGATGAGCACCGGTGATATTGAGATTCTGGTGGAAAACCTGGAGGTCCTGAACAGCTCCATAACGCCTCCCTTTACCATTGAGGAAAATACAGACGGGGGAGATGATCTCCGTATGAAATACCGGTACCTGGATCTGCGGCGGAAGGTGGTCAGGGAAAACCTCCAACTGCGGCACCGTATGGCCTTTGAAATCCGGAAATACCTGAGTGAAGAAGGATTCCTGGAGGTGGAAACCCCGGTTCTGATCAAGTCCACCCCGGAAGGGGCCCGGGACTTTGTGGTGCCATCGCGGATGAATCCGGGAGAATTCTATGCGCTGCCCCAATCCCCCCAGACCTTTAAGCAGTTGCTGATGGTGGCAGGCTTCGATAAATATTTTCAGATCGTTAAGTGCTTCAGGGATGAAGACCTGCGGGCCGACCGCCAGCCGGAATTTACCCAGATCGACTGCGAAATGTCCTTTGTCGAACGCGACGATGTGCTGGCCGCTTTCGAGGGACTGGCCAGGCACCTGTTCCGAACGATCAAAGAGGTGGACATTGATGGAGATTTTCCAAAGATGCCTTATTCCGAGGCCAAAAGCCGGTATGGAAACGACAAGCCCGATATACGCTTTGGCATGGAGCTCAGTGAGTTGTCTGATCTGGTGAAAGGGAAAGGCTTCCAGGTATTTGACTCGGTGGAATATGTGGGTGGAATATGTGCCCGGGGCTGTGCGGAATACAGCCGCAAGCAGCTGGATGCATTGACCGACTGGGTGAAGCGTCCCCAATTAGGAATGAAAGGATTGGTTTATGTGAAATACAACGAAGACGGCACCCTGAAATCGTCGGTAGACAAGTTTTACGATGAAGCTGCCCTGAAGCAGTGGACGGATCTTTTCGGGGCCAGGCCGGGTGATCTGATCCTGGTACTTGCCGGCGAACAGGAGCTAACTCTGAAAGCCCTCAGTGAACTGAGACTGGAGATGGGAGAGAGACTGGGACTGCGCGATCCAAATATCTTCAGACCTTTGTGGGTGGTAGATTTTCCATTGCTGGAGTGGGACGAGGAGACGAAGAGGTTCCATGCCATGCATCATCCCTTTACCAGTCCCTACGAGGAGGACCTGGAACTCTTCCGGACCGATCCGGGTAAAGTTCGTGCCAAGGCCTACGACCTAGTCATTAACGGGGTGGAGATTGGTGGAGGCTCCATCCGGATCCATGATGAAGAAATGCAGAAACTGATGTTCGATAAACTGGGTTTCACCGGGGAAGAGGCCCGGAAGCAGTTCGGCTTTCTGATGAGCGCTTTTCGTTACGGGGCACCTCCTCACGGGGGGATCGCTTTTGGCTTCGACCGTTGGGTGGCCCTTTTTGCAGGCATTGAATCGATTCGTGATGTGATTGCTTTCCCGAAAAACAACGCGGGTCGCGATATGATGATCGATACTCCTTCTGCCATCTCCGAAGATCAACTTAAGGAACTCTTCCTGAAGGTGGATCTGAAGCTCTGAGACATGCAGGCTGTATCAGGATCCATACAGGTTTCTGATTTCTGCCCTGCACCATGTTTCCGGCACCATGGTCTTCACCTTCGGGTGCTGTCATGGCACGGCGACCGAAGATGAACCGCTTGTATTAGAATTAGCTATGCACTATTTTTGATAGCTATGACTGATTTATCTTCCTCCCCAAAACCGGAACGGCTGTTATCGCTTGATTTTTTCCGGGGCGCGACCATGTTTTTGTTGATCGCCGAATTTACCCACCTGTTCTCTTATCTGTACGATCCTTCGCTGGAAGGGTCATTCATCCATACCATTGCTGAGCAG includes:
- a CDS encoding nucleoside deaminase is translated as MTYPLFSDEYFMNEALKEAHKALELDEVPVGAVVVNQKRIIARAHNMTQQLNDVTAHAEMIAITAASNYLGAKYLSGCTLYVTLEPCIMCAAATRWAQLSRIVFAASDPKEGFSRMDGKLLHKRTEQNSGILEKEASGLLKEFFRNQRNKQN
- the aspS gene encoding aspartate--tRNA ligase; amino-acid sequence: MYRTHHCGQLNMKKVGERVILSGWVQKSRDLGGMTFVDLRDRYGITQLVFNMESDSGLCKKARKLGREFVIRVEGSVAERSNKNPQMSTGDIEILVENLEVLNSSITPPFTIEENTDGGDDLRMKYRYLDLRRKVVRENLQLRHRMAFEIRKYLSEEGFLEVETPVLIKSTPEGARDFVVPSRMNPGEFYALPQSPQTFKQLLMVAGFDKYFQIVKCFRDEDLRADRQPEFTQIDCEMSFVERDDVLAAFEGLARHLFRTIKEVDIDGDFPKMPYSEAKSRYGNDKPDIRFGMELSELSDLVKGKGFQVFDSVEYVGGICARGCAEYSRKQLDALTDWVKRPQLGMKGLVYVKYNEDGTLKSSVDKFYDEAALKQWTDLFGARPGDLILVLAGEQELTLKALSELRLEMGERLGLRDPNIFRPLWVVDFPLLEWDEETKRFHAMHHPFTSPYEEDLELFRTDPGKVRAKAYDLVINGVEIGGGSIRIHDEEMQKLMFDKLGFTGEEARKQFGFLMSAFRYGAPPHGGIAFGFDRWVALFAGIESIRDVIAFPKNNAGRDMMIDTPSAISEDQLKELFLKVDLKL
- a CDS encoding 3-phosphoshikimate 1-carboxyvinyltransferase, translating into MKKVISAPKKAVRDTIYIPSSKSISNRMLIIRALASSGGSLYNLSDSDDTLVLRMALDNAGDVKDVGHAGTAMRFLAAYLSTRRGEVILTGSRRMKQRPVGPLVDALKQLGARVSYLESEGCPPLKITGGDLKGGRLEIDAGISSQFISALMMIGPVLEGGLIIHLKGEVVSASYLQMTLALMNRCGAGASFDGRRIVVPQGTYQVKDFRVESDWSGASYWFQVAALFPGSDILLPNLCADSLQGDAALVRIFEPLGVLATFGEEGLRIRSQIMELPDRVEYDFTLCPDLVQTLAVSLCALGIPFRFTGTITLRVKETDRLAALQNELKRTGFVLSADRRGEWLDWDGMHCEPDASPVIKTYHDHRMALAFAPLAIKLGKIVIEDPSVVSKSYPGYWNDLEKAGFRIT